In a genomic window of Polycladomyces subterraneus:
- the sleB gene encoding spore cortex-lytic enzyme → MSIWKKWAWVLTGAVVAVIVAAVPFGNGKAEAAAPTMIQYGSNNGDVWDLQYRLLQLGLYRGKLDGIYGLKTEKAVIQYQIHHKLRIDGITGPQTWGSLKRHTVSKQTVSKKVHRQPWHSVNSRFSKQDIALIARAVYSEARGEPYKGQVAVAAVILNRIDSPEFPKTVRGVIFQDGAFTAVQDGQFWMNPNSTAYRATMDAIRGWDPTHGSLYYFNPDTATSGWIWSRPQVTKIGNHIFTK, encoded by the coding sequence ATGTCTATTTGGAAAAAGTGGGCTTGGGTGCTCACGGGTGCAGTAGTTGCGGTGATCGTTGCAGCGGTTCCGTTTGGAAACGGAAAGGCGGAAGCGGCTGCACCGACGATGATACAATACGGCAGTAATAACGGAGATGTCTGGGATTTGCAATATCGCTTGCTACAGCTGGGGCTGTACCGTGGCAAGCTGGACGGTATATATGGTTTGAAGACGGAAAAAGCGGTTATCCAGTATCAAATTCATCATAAATTGCGGATCGATGGTATTACCGGTCCCCAAACGTGGGGATCGTTGAAGCGGCATACCGTATCCAAACAGACGGTATCCAAAAAAGTCCACAGGCAGCCTTGGCATTCTGTAAATTCCCGATTTTCAAAACAAGACATTGCGTTGATTGCACGAGCCGTATACAGTGAAGCGCGAGGCGAACCCTACAAAGGGCAAGTAGCTGTAGCCGCTGTGATTTTGAACCGGATTGATTCACCGGAGTTTCCGAAAACAGTACGCGGTGTGATTTTCCAAGATGGTGCGTTTACGGCGGTACAGGACGGGCAGTTCTGGATGAACCCCAATAGTACGGCCTATCGCGCTACGATGGATGCGATCCGGGGTTGGGACCCTACACATGGTTCGTTGTACTACTTCAACCCGGACACCGCAACTTCCGGATGGATCTGGTCTCGCCCGCAGGTGACCAAAATCGGAAACCACATCTTCACGAAGTGA